In Planococcus citri chromosome 4, ihPlaCitr1.1, whole genome shotgun sequence, the genomic window AGCTATAAATTGATTAATATGGAAAACtgaggtacatattttgaaaacttgttggtaaaatttgaattcacaCCTACTTTAAGGGATGTTTCAGTTCGGGTTTGTTGTTCCCATAGAATACCACACAGTAATTCATTAACTTATTAAGAATGCTTCTCATCTTTGTTGATTTCATCATCTGTTCTACgcaataaaacaaataaaaaacattttcaacagtAATCTTGATCTGTATCAATAACACACAACGTTCGGCCAAGTGTTCTACATCCAACTCATTCGCCAAATCGAGTAATTCTgcaaaagaaacaaaacttcATAAAATGCACGTGAGTTCATATTGTGAacaaaggtaggtacctatctcgaTTTTGTTTCTACCTATAAGGTCGTTGAAGGGTAACGTGACGTCGATTTGATCGGTGTACAGGTATTTCAGAAAAGCTTTCATGACGTTGAAATTGTAGTTTTCTGTAGCTTCTAGAACtctatacctatgtatataaATTTCGTTTAGTTCAAGAATATGGACGTTTTCAGCCATTCGTTAGtttaatccaattttcaaaaataactccaAAAAAAGTGCACCAACAAGTTAAATGGTTAcctttttaatttaatttttttctcacactcATGACACAGTCGATCTTCTTGAAATAATTTAGCAAAATATTCACATCGAGAGGATAACACGGATGTATGAGTCAGAATAATTCTACTGCCCACTTCAATGCACACGTCACAGGACTTGACCTAAAGTAAAACGTCATTGATTTCATTACAATGaacaaaatttgcaaactgaaaaaattatcacagaTTTGAATAACTTACCGGTCCAGGTGATTCGAATTCAAAGTCAGgtaactcaaattttttcattggctCAGAAATTGTAGGGGATATTTCGTTTACGTTCATCGATTTATAAGTTACCAAAGGATTCGCATAATGAAAGAACGCTTTATGAAGCGAATAAAACGGTGTAAGCTTAGGTTTGAACATGGGCGCTCCTGAAATCAACAATAACACTTCAATTAATACTAAATTGTATCTAAGTATGTAAATTGTATGCAGGTACCTACACGAAATCaggttattttaaaatttatggaatttcttACCTCGGCCTTTGCCCCACATATACACTTTTCCACTTTCAGTCAAGACAGCTGACAGGGAACAAAAACGACTAGCAGCAATATCAACAATCCTacacacgaaaaaaatcatacatcaACATTTACGTAGTATAGGGCTGTGGTATGTAAGTCTCATTATACATATTTCATAGATTGTACCTAACGTTTGTTAGCATCATTCATAACGTACTTTTCCTCAAAAGATGAATTGAGTACAAATCTGCTTTCACGAGGCACCTCAGGCGTATCTAGTCCCAGCTCACCTTCTTGATTACTGCCTATCACAAATAAACGACCAAGTTCATCCAGAGCAAGCGCGTGTGAGGATCCACAAACCATTTTCTTAATTCCCTCAAGATCAGTCAAATGAAAAGTCTTCACTTCGCAGCCATTTTCATCACGACTATCATTATAATCACTAGCTGAAAAGTCAATGTCATTGATAATCGCCTTTGCTACCTGGAAATTCAAATTCCACATAATATTATGTAAGTACGTATGAGCAGAATTTTCCTCACGTAAATGATTATAATTTTGTAAGATTATCGCAATTCAATCGACGATCGTTGTTTtctatatgaaaaatttgaattcctgtatttttcgaatttccatCTTTATATCTTAATGCGAAATTTGAAAGGGAAGTAATGAGATGATAATTACTGTTCCGTTTTCCAATAACGAAATATAATATTCTCCGGTAGTCATATAAAACACATTGAGCGGTTTTGCACTTTCTGAACTACATGAGTTTATcagatatttcgatttttcgccAAATTCGAATAAATAAATCTGTAGGTATTATATACAAACAAAggtgataaaaattcaattgtatACATAAATAGTTGAGTAAATTTAATTATGTAGAAGTTGAATGAATAAGTTTTAATAAGAAAGTTCCATTTTATTTACCTTTCCATCATCGCATACAGCCAGATTCCTTCCAGCTGGTCCAATAGCAATGTCAACTACGAACAGTCCTCGTAATTCAACAACTTCTTGAGGTACAAAATATGGGGCAACATCAGCGTCGGAAGATCCATAACCGAAAACTTTGCCTTCTTCGGTACAAATGAAAACTTGACTGATGCCAAGTATACATTCTGAAAAATGGTCAAACAAGTGCAGGTAATTAGATAAATTACGAAAGTATCAGCATCTCAATTCTAATTCTGTttccaaaacgt contains:
- the LOC135846086 gene encoding RCC1 and BTB domain-containing protein 1-like isoform X3 — translated: MVIRRYLCDWELSDDFLEQIQAFEVWRGNDYELGNAIFVMKNQNVYAAGGIIECCGRVLSSENFDVKERFYEPVNISELCGKQIKKCILGISQVFICTEEGKVFGYGSSDADVAPYFVPQEVVELRGLFVVDIAIGPAGRNLAVCDDGKIYLFEFGEKSKYLINSCSSESAKPLNVFYMTTGEYYISLLENGTVAKAIINDIDFSASDYNDSRDENGCEVKTFHLTDLEGIKKMVCGSSHALALDELGRLFVIGSNQEGELGLDTPEVPRESRFVLNSSFEEKIVDIAASRFCSLSAVLTESGKVYMWGKGRGAPMFKPKLTPFYSLHKAFFHYANPLVTYKSMNVNEISPTISEPMKKFELPDFEFESPGPVKSCDVCIEVGSRIILTHTSVLSSRCEYFAKLFQEDRLCHECEKKIKLKRYRVLEATENYNFNVMKAFLKYLYTDQIDVTLPFNDLIELLDLANELDVEHLAERCVLLIQIKITVENVFYLFYCVEQMMKSTKMRSILNKLMNYCVVFYGNNKPELKHPLK
- the LOC135846086 gene encoding RCC1 and BTB domain-containing protein 1-like isoform X2, whose product is MVIRRYLCDWELSDDFLEQIQAFEVWSNDYELGNAIFVMKNQNVYAAGGIIECCGRVLSSENFDVKERFYEPVNISELCGKQIKKCILGISQVFICTEEGKVFGYGSSDADVAPYFVPQEVVELRGLFVVDIAIGPAGRNLAVCDDGKIYLFEFGEKSKYLINSCSSESAKPLNVFYMTTGEYYISLLENGTVAKAIINDIDFSASDYNDSRDENGCEVKTFHLTDLEGIKKMVCGSSHALALDELGRLFVIGSNQEGELGLDTPEVPRESRFVLNSSFEEKIVDIAASRFCSLSAVLTESGKVYMWGKGRGAPMFKPKLTPFYSLHKAFFHYANPLVTYKSMNVNEISPTISEPMKKFELPDFEFESPGPVKSCDVCIEVGSRIILTHTSVLSSRCEYFAKLFQEDRLCHECEKKIKLKRYRVLEATENYNFNVMKAFLKYLYTDQIDVTLPFNDLIGRNKIEIELLDLANELDVEHLAERCVLLIQIKITVENVFYLFYCVEQMMKSTKMRSILNKLMNYCVVFYGNNKPELKHPLK
- the LOC135846086 gene encoding RCC1 and BTB domain-containing protein 1-like isoform X1; this translates as MVIRRYLCDWELSDDFLEQIQAFEVWRGNDYELGNAIFVMKNQNVYAAGGIIECCGRVLSSENFDVKERFYEPVNISELCGKQIKKCILGISQVFICTEEGKVFGYGSSDADVAPYFVPQEVVELRGLFVVDIAIGPAGRNLAVCDDGKIYLFEFGEKSKYLINSCSSESAKPLNVFYMTTGEYYISLLENGTVAKAIINDIDFSASDYNDSRDENGCEVKTFHLTDLEGIKKMVCGSSHALALDELGRLFVIGSNQEGELGLDTPEVPRESRFVLNSSFEEKIVDIAASRFCSLSAVLTESGKVYMWGKGRGAPMFKPKLTPFYSLHKAFFHYANPLVTYKSMNVNEISPTISEPMKKFELPDFEFESPGPVKSCDVCIEVGSRIILTHTSVLSSRCEYFAKLFQEDRLCHECEKKIKLKRYRVLEATENYNFNVMKAFLKYLYTDQIDVTLPFNDLIGRNKIEIELLDLANELDVEHLAERCVLLIQIKITVENVFYLFYCVEQMMKSTKMRSILNKLMNYCVVFYGNNKPELKHPLK
- the LOC135846086 gene encoding RCC1 and BTB domain-containing protein 1-like isoform X4; this translates as MVIRRYLCDWELSDDFLEQIQAFEVWRGNDYELGNAIFVMKNQNVYAAGGIIECCGRVLSSENFDVKERFYEPVNISELCGKQIKKCILGISQVFICTEEGKVFGYGSSDADVAPYFVPQEVVELRGLFVVDIAIGPAGRNLAVCDDGKVAKAIINDIDFSASDYNDSRDENGCEVKTFHLTDLEGIKKMVCGSSHALALDELGRLFVIGSNQEGELGLDTPEVPRESRFVLNSSFEEKIVDIAASRFCSLSAVLTESGKVYMWGKGRGAPMFKPKLTPFYSLHKAFFHYANPLVTYKSMNVNEISPTISEPMKKFELPDFEFESPGPVKSCDVCIEVGSRIILTHTSVLSSRCEYFAKLFQEDRLCHECEKKIKLKRYRVLEATENYNFNVMKAFLKYLYTDQIDVTLPFNDLIGRNKIEIELLDLANELDVEHLAERCVLLIQIKITVENVFYLFYCVEQMMKSTKMRSILNKLMNYCVVFYGNNKPELKHPLK